A single region of the Metarhizium brunneum chromosome 6, complete sequence genome encodes:
- the psk1 gene encoding Serine/threonine-protein kinase psk1: MISPANPARTVVRGFTGTPVTSGDEDSDYGASETPTLASRSGRTRIDDFVSANCSPVLKAVPSPTVSGIAKLRMQMDHFSLDTSSRSSSVARNGGRPEVRSGITTELNSRAQSREGARSEAGSDSSECGSTSYEVTLESDFVSESVRERSGFVEGGLNPKRKMTSEEFEPLRCLGKGTYGTVLLVKQRATGRLYAQKQLKKASLVVHRKLIEQTKTERQVLESVSRHPFVVKLYYAFQDLEKLYLILEYGQGGELFTHLNTEKMFSETVAAFYMAEMLLAISHLHNNLGVVYRDLKPENCLLDADGHLLLTDFGLSKVAVEKSEDSCNSILGTVEYMAPEVILGKRYGKAVDWWSFGALGYDLMTGNPPFRGQNHAKIQDNIVKQKLVMPYFLSPDAKDLLTRLLRKDPHKRLGYCMPKDLLTLKKHRFFRKIDWKKLEARELEPPIQPMITDPELAENFAPEFTDLALSPLVTSKDVWPMSGSTKDDVFGGFSFVASSSLLESGMFSLANGV, from the coding sequence ATGATAAGCCCGGCCAATCCAGCCCGCACCGTCGTGCGTGGCTTTACGGGCACTCCCGTTACCTCTGGAGACGAAGATTCCGACTATGGTGCCTCAGAGACCCCAACCCTGGCTTCTCGAAGCGGTCGAACCCGGATCGACGACTTTGTCAGCGCCAACTGCAGCCCAGTTTTGAAGGCGGTGCCGTCTCCAACCGTGTCTGGTATTGCGAAACTGCGAATGCAAATGGACCACTTCAGTCTCGACACGTCTTCGCGCTCAAGCTCTGTAGCCCGAAACGGTGGTCGTCCCGAAGTTCGATCTGGAATCACCACAGAGCTCAACAGTCGCGCCCAAAGCCGGGAGGGAGCACGCAGTGAAGCGGGCAGCGATAGTTCAGAGTGTGGATCGACCAGCTACGAGGTTACCCTGGAGAGTGATTTTGTCAGCGAGAGTGTCCGGGAGCGATCTGGCTTCGTTGAAGGCGGCTTAAACCCAAAGCGTAAGATGACTTCGGAGGAATTCGAGCCCCTCCGTTGCTTGGGTAAAGGAACCTATGGCACtgtcctcctcgtcaaacaGCGTGCGACCGGGAGGCTTTATGCGCAGAAACAGCTCAAGAAGGCATCGCTAGTCGTGCACAGGAAGCTCATTGAGCAGACCAAGACGGAGCGCCAAGTACTCGAATCCGTGAGCCGACACCCGTTTGTCGTGAAGCTCTACTACGCCTTCCAGGACCTCGAGAAACTCTATCTCATTCTGGAGTACGGACAGGGTGGAGAGCTGTTTACTCACCTCAACACGGAAAAGATGTTTTCCGAGACGGTGGCTGCTTTCTACATGGCAGAAATGTTGCTCGCCATCTCTCACCTCCACAACAACCTCGGAGTTGTGTATCGTGACCTCAAGCCGGAGAACTGCCTCTTGGACGCCGACGGTCATTTGCTCCTCACAGATTTTGGTCTGTCCAAAGTGGCTGTGGAGAAATCCGAGGACAGCTGCAACTCGATTCTCGGGACGGTTGAGTACATGGCCCCCGAAGTGATTCTTGGCAAGCGGTACGGGAAAGCCGTAGACTGGTGGTCCTTTGGTGCACTGGGCTACGATCTCATGACGGGCAACCCGCCGTTTCGAGGCCAGAACCACGCCAAGATCCAGGACAACATTGTCAAGCAAAAGCTCGTCATGCCGTACTTTCTGAGTCCCGATGCAAAGGACCTGCTCACGCGGCTTTTGAGAAAGGATCCCCACAAGCGACTGGGATACTGCATGCCCAAAGATTTGCTGACTCTCAAGAAGCACCGGTTTTTTCGCAAGATTGActggaagaagctcgaggCTCGGGAACTGGAACCGCCCATCCAGCCCATGATTACAGACCCAGAGCTTGCTGAGAACTTTGCCCCTGAATTTACAGACCTGGCTCTCAGCCCGTTGGTGACGTCTAAAGACGTGTGGCCGATGAGCGGATCGACTAAGGATGATGTGTTTGGGGGCTTTAGCTTTGTGGCATCATCGAGCCTACTTGAGAGCGGCATGTTCTCATTGGCCAATGGTGTGTAA
- the pch1 gene encoding Cyclin pch1, with protein MASIDRYRPPREGYQPPALPGGSRTDGPSRSPLPRREIPPAAPTPPQNSARTSPPRPQAQPQSDEQSPAQSGHNSQSTVANQWSFTSEEVVSTPSVIDGLPPSEERLRRSKGVNFIYQAGVMLDLPQITLWVAGVFFHRFFMRFSMVQEKGGIHHYNIAATALFLANKVEENCRKTKEIIIAVAKVAQKNAKLEIDEQSKEYWRWRDSILTYEEIMLEQLTFDLMIDNPYRHLFELLGQLDIVHNKNLRQAAWAFCNDACLTAIPLLIEARDVAISAIFFASVHTHQQIDDINGEPWWRYLNGDEERCTNAIEVMRQFYTENPLRKQNTSLPSPAFDLENTRRRADTLLSQPDTLSSNGTPMELDRASPSRSPAPRPNGADRGDGSMPRSPMKRKDAEPDGAVDCGRAEKRARVSEDEGELVED; from the exons ATGGCGAGCATAGACCGCTACCGTCCGCCTCGCGAGGGCTATCAGCCGCCCGCCCTCCCTGGGGGCTCTCGAACCGACGGACCATCACGATCTCCCCTGCCTCGACGAGAAATCCCGCCTGCCGCCCCAACGCCTCCTCAGAATAGTGCGCGGACGTCTCCTCCGCGGCCCCAAGCACAACCGCAGTCCGACGAACAGTCGCCGGCGCAGTCTGGCCACAATAGCCAAAGCACGGTGGCGAATCAATGGTCATTTACGTCAGAGGAAGTTGTGAGCACACCCAGCGTTATCGACGGATTACCGCCATCCGAGGAGAGACTTCGGCGGTCAAAGGGTGTCAATTTTATCTACCAAGCTGGCGTGATGCTGGACTTGCCCCAGATCACCCTGTGGGTTGCCGGGGTATTCTTTCACAGGTTTTTCATGCGCTTCAGCATGGTGCAGGAGAAGGGCGGCATACACCACTAC AATATTGCTGCTACAGCGCTGTTCCTGGCCAACAAGGTCGAGGAAAACTGCCGAAAGACAAAGGAAATCAtcattgccgttgccaaggTGGCTCAGAAGAATGCAAAGCTTGAAATCGACGAGCAAAGTAAGGAATACTGGAGATGGCGAGACAGCATACTGACCTACGAGGAGATCATGCTGGAGCAGTTGACCTTTGATCTCATGATTGATAACCCGTACCGGCACCTCTTTGAACTTCTCGGCCAGCTAGACATTGTACACAATAAGAATCTCCGACAAGCTGCCTGGGCTTTCTGCAACGACGCCTGTTTGACGGCAATTCCTCTGTTAATCGAAGCACGGGATGTGGCGATTAGTGCCATTTTCTTCGCTAGTGTCCATACGCACCAACAGATTGATGATATCAATGGCGAGCCGTGGTGGAGATACTTGAATGGAGATGAGGAACGATGTACCAACGCCATCGAGGTGATGCGCCAGTTCTACACGGAGAATCCGCTCAGAAAGCAGAACACGTCGCTGCCATCACCCGCATTCGACTTGGAGAACACGCGAAGGCGCGCCGACACACTGCTTAGCCAGCCTGACACGCTATCCTCGAATGGCACACCCATGGAATTGGATAGAGCCAGTCCCAGTAGGAGCCCTGCACCGAGGCCGAATGGCGCTGATCGGGGGGATGGAAGCATGCCAAGGTCACCGATGAAGAGAAAAGATGCTGAACCGGATGGAGCGGTCGATTGCGGAAGAGCAGAAAAACGTGCCAGGGTATCGGAAGACGAAGGCGAGTTGGTGGAGGACTAG
- the lsm8 gene encoding U6 snRNA-associated Sm-like protein LSm8 produces MATLGGYLNKKVLVVTADSRILVGTLAACDQSTNLVLTGTEERVIHEADDNEPSEIHPLGLYLVRGDNVCSVGLIDESLDESINWTEVKGSEIGGIKHV; encoded by the exons ATGGCGACTCTAGGAGGATACTTGAACA AAAAGGTCCTTGTGGTGACCGCCGATTCGCGAATCTTGGTCGGCACGCTCGCAGCCTGCGACCAATCCACCAATTTG GTCTTGACCGGAACGGAAGAACGGGTCATCCACGAAGCGGATGATAACGAACCCTCGGAAATCCACCCCCTTGGTTTATATCTTGTACGGGGCGACAACGTGTGCTCCGTCGGCCTGATAGACGAGAGCCTAGACGAAAGCATCAACTGGACAGAGGTCAAGGGGTCGGAAATCGGCGGAATCAAACATGTCTAG
- the rihA_1 gene encoding Pyrimidine-specific ribonucleoside hydrolase RihA codes for MAPQKIIIDTDPGVDDVMAMLLALSASPEELDVAMLSVTYGNVPLQSCLRNVVAMFHVLEKEMEWRKSTGRAEGFETMKKSRPIVAVGPEHSLEDECLMADYFHGLDGLHNVHEAHPHLSPAETWKSLFQADAAAEAHAHSPFFTPSKEPAHKEILRILKENPIDTVSICAVGPLTNVALAAAEDPETFLRVKELVVMGGAVNVEGNITPVAEFNCYADTVAAARVYALTSYNPAYTMPLLPKKLSTLRAYPEKLSCQLKLTLAPLDITTPHLITRNFFAERIQPYIDAGSPLATWTSHFIQGAFSQIERMEGNGSEPGLSLHDPLTIWYMLTHDDPKWKFPAKLEDIRVETSGQWTRGMHVVDNRLRSKPAELAALASLDPRDDPNVITKDEAPGDTFGWLSVLKGNRVNRLVESPGADIFKDVWMKRVFS; via the exons ATGGCGCCGCAAAAGATCATCATTGACACCGACCCCG gcgtcgacgacgtcatggccatgctcttggccttgagtGCCTCGCCGGAAGAGCTCGACGTGGCCATGTTATCCGTCACATATGGAAACGTTCCTCTGCAAAG CTGCCTTCGCAACGTCGTCGCCATGTTTCACGTCCTGGAAAAGGAGATGGAATGGAGAAAATCCACTGGTAGAGCCGAGGGATTCGAGAccatgaagaagagcaggcCCATCGTTGCTGTTGGCCCTGAACACTCTCTCGAGGACGAGTGCTTGATGGCTGATTACTTCC ACGGTCTGGATGGCTTGCACAACGTCCACGAAGCACATCCTCACCTCTCCCCAGCCGAGACTTGGAAATCCCTCTTCCAAGCAGACGCAGCGGCGGAGGCTCATGCGCACTCGCCCTTCTTCACACCTTCCAAAGAGCCTGCCCACAAGGAGATTCTGCGAATCCTCAAAGAGAACCCCATCGACACAGTCTCCATCTGCGCCGTAGGCCCCCTGACAAAtgttgccttggccgccgccgaggacccCGAAACCTTCCTCCGCGTCAAGGAACTCGTCGTCATGGGCGGGGCCGTCAACGTCGAGGGAAACATTACGCCCGTCGCCGAGTTCAACTGCTACGCCGACACAGTCGCCGCTGCTCGCGTCTATGCGCTGACCTCGTACAACCCGGCATATACCATGCCCCTGCTTCCCAAGAAGCTGTCTACTCTCCGCGCATATCCGGAGAAGCTCTCGTGCCAACTGAAGCTGACCCTTGCCCCTCTCGACATCACCACCCCTCACCTCATCACCAGGAACTTCTTCGCTGAACGTATTCAGCCTTATATTGACGCGGGTAGCCCCTTGGCCACCTGGACGTCGCACTTTATTCAGGGAGCCTTCAGCCAGATCGAGAGGATGGAGGGCAACGGAAGCGAGCCTGGGCTCTCCCTACACGATCCCCTCACAATATGGTACATGCTGACTCATGATGACCCAAAATGGAAGTTCCCCGCCAAGTTGGAGGATATTCGTGtcgagacttcaggccaatGGACCCGCGGCATGCATGTCGTCGACAATCGACTGCGAAGTAAGCCTGCCGAGCTGGCAGCTTTGGCATCTCTGGATCCCCGTGACGATCCCAATGTCATcaccaaggacgaggctCCAGGCGACACGTTCGGCTGGCTGAGCGTCCTCAAAGGCAACCGAGTGAACCGTCTCGTCGAGTCTCCCGGCGCGGATATTTTCAAGGATGTTTGGATGAAACGCGTGTTTTCgtaa
- the PCP1 gene encoding Rhomboid protein 1, translating to MNVFTIYPAPCAFLRAAGRRVAAAARTRPKADSSVGVRCLSGGVYPRSTAHACQRSWQTPGLCAYARPLGGFPGRRSLFSSSKVIRNYEDLPRDYRDQAGLPFGARDLSEEKVGRIFGAGFTAAAGNRLLRILHGRRVAGTLDDPAFAVHTAQFPAALIARGLAYLRQQVPVNEVMNAGLRAEDELNQMDRDVEEREEQERTPAASGDGTDGEGKDASPEADPLYGRGAFDRIRARNIAKQKAEDKIAEEERLAKEAEEQVGLSGPLARREDGSRAITNPKVAEYYEKAQSDLEAPPEMKTWERVLPSATLVALVLGFMAAVAMVYEEPVPRYRLLRDVSTAHATVGTLIALNALVFLGWRVPPLWPLFNKYMIFVVATVRPPTLFTAVFSHTRLSHMLVNMVPLWFVGTALHEELGRADFLALYLGCGAAGFLGSLVTYTLRGWLTVTSLGASGATLGLCSAYFWEHRNDGFKVFGLPRDGVHGIVFLALMAALQMAAFGRTRTLKVDIASHLSGMAAGILGIEMLSRTARSRSRSRRGAHAEREVITVWGADGRGGGGGGGEMKTVGGSGR from the coding sequence ATGAACGTGTTCACTATTTACCCGGCGCCCTGCGCGTTCCTGAGGGCGGCGGGACGACGAGTCGCGGCTGCGGCGAGGACACGGCCCAAAGCAGACAGCTCGGTCGGCGTACGATGTCTGTCGGGCGGCGTGTATCCGCGGTCGACTGCACACGCATGCCAAAGGTCATGGCAGACGCCTGGACTGTGTGCCTACGCGCGCCCGCTTGGCGGTTTCCCCGGCCGGCGCTCGCTATTCTCCTCGTCCAAGGTCATCCGCAACTACGAGGACCTGCCCCGCGACTATCGCGACCAGGCGGGCTTACCGTTCGGCGCTAGGGACCTTTCCGAAGAGAAAGTCGGCAGGATATTCGGGGCTGGGTttacggcggcggcggggaaCAGGCTGCTGCGCATCTTGCACGGGCGACGGGTGGCGGGCACCTTGGACGACCCGGCGTTTGCCGTTCACACGGCGCAGTTCCCGGCGGCGCTGATTGCCAGGGGGCTGGCGTATTTGCGGCAGCAAGTCCCGGTGAACGAGGTTATGAATGCCGGGCTAAGGGCGGAGGACGAGCTGAACCAGATGGACCGGGACGTGGAGGAGCGAGAGGAACAAGAGAggacgccggcggcgtctgGGGACGGAAccgacggcgagggcaagGACGCAAGCCCCGAGGCGGACCCGTTGTACGGCCGCGGCGCCTTTGACCGGATACGGGCGCGCAACATTGCCAAACAAaaggccgaggacaagattgccgaggaggagcgccTGGCCAAGGAGGCAGAGGAGCAGGTCGGGTTGTCGGGCCCCCTGGCCAGGCGGGAAGACGGCAGCCgggccatcaccaaccccAAGGTGGCAGAGTACTACGAAAAGGCGCAGTCGGACCTGGAGGCGCCGCCGGAGATGAAGACGTGGGAGCGCGTGCTGCCGTCGGCGACGCTCGTCGCGCTGGTGCTGGGCTtcatggcggccgtggccatggtgtaCGAGGAACCCGTGCCGCGATACCGGCTCCTGCGCGACGTTTCCACGGCCCACGCCACCGTCGGCACCTTGATCGCCCTCAACGCCCTCGTCTTCCTGGGCTGGCGCGTGCCGCCGCTGTGGCCCCTGTTCAACAAGTACATGATCTTTGTCGTGGCCACGGTCAGGCCGCCGACCCTGTTcaccgccgtcttctcccaCACCAGGCTGAGCCACATGCTGGTCAACATGGTGCCGCTGTGGTTCGTCGGCACGGCGCTGCACGAGGAGCTCGGCCGCGCCGACTTCCTCGCGCTGTACCTGGGCTGCGGAGCGGCGGGCTTCCTCGGCAGCCTGGTCACGTACACGCTGAGGGGGTGGTTGACGGTGACGTCGCTGGGGGCGTCGGGCGCGACGCTGGGCCTGTGCTCGGCGTACTTTTGGGAGCACAGGAACGACGGCTTCAAGGTGTTTGGGCTGCCGCGGGACGGGGTCCACGGCATCGTGTTCCTGGCCctgatggcggcgctgcagatggcggcgtttgggaggacgaggacgctCAAGGTGGACATTGCGTCGCACCTTTcggggatggcggcgggcaTTCTGGGCATTGAGATGCTGAGTCGGACggcgaggagcaggagcaggagcaggaggggGGCCCATGCGGAAAGGGAGGTTATTACCGTCTGGGGTGCTGATGGcaggggaggcggcggcggcggcggcgagatgAAGACGGTTGGCGGGAGTGGGAGGTGA
- the hst4 gene encoding NAD-dependent protein deacetylase hst4 yields MEEITSSPLSNVTASPLSSLSKTPSLPSSPDVQPDAGVRYPSPTSTSTSGTQSPIKLGDPVDDSPRPAKKRRITPPRERITAYLDLMKSHDDFSHEDNFHMERLLSALRKKKKIVVVAGAGISVSAGIPDFRSSTGLFAAQRNQHKLKASGKHLFDASVYKHESSTSSFHTMVREMSEMSKNAHPTPFHHLLASLAQEGRLLRLYSQNIDCIDTSMKPLHTQIPLEPKAPWPTTIQLHGSLDKMVCTKCADIQPFQGDIFDGPEAPLCESCKNLDEVRTAHAGKRSHGIGRLRPRFVLYNEFNPDEDAIGNVMRADLRARPDAVLVVGTTLKVPGTRRLVKQLCQVARGRKDGLTAWLNIDPEPKIPDFKDCWDLVVKSTCDNIARLASLPPWDCEIGDDYLVSKEQERERLSSPPAKFEVRLDGKPTSAEDLQAIPTPRASPPPPPPLLQSSGRKPLPEAKQTKLPFGNPKPVALTKAGKSAKPRSRNPKQPTKAAQPPPTNPILQAFKASKNVSDAASAKKLGARSPLPDCKPCKVEPNLVLSLPSPGHDGKTPERVPAAGDHNPTASPTTPTMLEHQLGETISPKSIPNNMRNLIDVS; encoded by the coding sequence atggaAGAAATTACCTCGAGTCCGCTGTCTAATGTGACGGCGTCCCCGCTGTCAAGTCTCTCCAAAACCCCGTCTCTGCCCAGCTCGCCCGATGTGCAACCAGACGCCGGCGTCCGATATCcctcgccaacctcgacaTCGACGTCGGGAACGCAATCACCCATCAAGTTGGGCGACCCCGTCGACGACAGCCCGCGCCCTGCCAAGAAGAGACGCATCACGCCGCCCCGCGAGCGCATCACCGCCTACCTCGACTTGATGAAGTCACACGACGACTTCAGCCACGAGGACAATTTCCACATGGAGAGGCTGCTCAGTGCCCTGcgcaagaagaaaaagattGTCGTTGTGGCCGGAGCTGGCATTTCCGTCTCGGCTGGCATTCCCGACTTCCGCTCCTCCACCGGACTCTTTGCCGCCCAACGCAACCAGcacaagctcaaggcctcggGCAAGCACCTGTTTGACGCGTCCGTCTACAAACACGAGTCGTCCACCTCGTCCTTTCACACCATGGTCCGAGAAATGAGCGAGATGAGCAAGAATGCTCACCCCACGCCCTTCCACCACCTGCTGGCCTCCCTCGCTCAAGAAGGACGTTTGCTACGCCTCTATTCACAAAATATTGACTGCATCGACACGTCAATGAAGCCTCTGCATACCCAGATTCCGCTCGAGCCAAAAGCCCCTTGGCCGACTACCATTCAGCTGCACGGAAGtctggacaagatggtgTGCACCAAGTGCGCCGATATTCAGCCGTTCCAGGGCGATATTTTCGACGGGCCCGAGGCACCGCTTTGCGAATCCTGCAAAAACCTCGATGAAGTGCGCACGGCTCATGCGGGCAAGCGGAGCCATGGAATTGGACGCCTGAGACCGCGATTTGTGCTGTACAATGAGTTCAaccccgacgaggacgccATTGGCAACGTCATGCGAGCCGACCTGAGGGCCCGGCCGGACGCAGTCCTGGTGGTAGGCACGACACTCAAAGTACCGGGGACGCGACGACTTGTGAAGCAATTATGCCAGGTTGCGCGAGGCCGCAAAGATGGTCTCACCGCCTGGCTCAACATCGACCCGGAGCCAAAGATTCCCGATTTCAAGGACTGCTGGGATCTCGTCGTCAAGTCAACCTGCGACAATATTGCCAGATTGGCGTCTCTGCCGCCGTGGGATTGCGAGATTGGAGACGACTACTTGGTATCCAAAGAACAGGAGCGGGAAAGGCTCTCATCGCCACCAGCCAAATTCGAAGTCCGACTGGACGGCAAACCAACATCCGCCGAGGACCTCCAGGCGATCCCAACTCCACGTGCAAgcccaccgccgccgccgccgctgctgcagTCCTCGGGGAGAAAACCCTTGCCAGAAGCAAAACAGACCAAGCTCCCCTTTGGCAATCCGAAGCCTGTCGCACTCACCAAGGCAGGCAAGAGTGCCAAACCTCGCAGCAGAAATCCAAAGCAACCTACCAAGGCCGCGCAACCACCTCCCACAAATCCCATTTTGCAGGCTTTCAAAGCCTCCAAAAATGTATCAgatgccgcctcggccaagaagctgggaGCTCGTTCGCCGCTGCCAGATTGCAAGCCTTGCAAAGTAGAGCCGAACTTGGTGCTTTCGCTGCCGTctcctggccatgatggcaaaacCCCGGAGAGAGTTCCTGCGGCGGGCGACCACAACCCTACTGCGTCTCCTacgacgccgacgatgcTGGAGCACCAACTTGGCGAGACTATTTCGCCGAAATCCATTCCTAATAACATGCGCAACCTGATTGATGTCTCTTAA
- the LSM6 gene encoding U6 snRNA-associated Sm-like protein LSm6 produces MSSAENGSISQGEGKDPSSFLSDIIGNPVIVKLNSGVVYKGELQSVDGYMNIALEKTEEYINGKKRRDYGDAFVRGNNVMYISADS; encoded by the exons ATGTCTTCGGCAGAGAACGGCAGCATTTCACAGGGCGAGGGCAAGGACCCGTCTAGCTTCCTGAGCGACATCATCGGCAATCCTGTCATTGTTAAACTCAACTCTGGCGTCGTCTACAAGG GTGAATTGCAATCAGTGGACGGCTACATGAACATTGCGCTAGAGAAGACGGAGGAGTATATCAACGGCAAGAAGCGTAGGGATTACGGAGATGCATTCGTGCGAGGAAACAATG TAATGTACATCTCGGCAGACTCATAA
- the nodB gene encoding Chitooligosaccharide deacetylase, whose translation MPRLALFRLPTKLRRQVRRNRMATLTLLGILALLLIFPIYSIYCIYKPPKALIGYLRQKYPDVLFEVTTDEKVVALSLDDAPSAHTGEIMDVLKEHGAHATFFVIGAQADGRQETLRSLIREGHELANHGMHDEPANKLGMDELERQVGEVKAKLVAAYEAEGKILPNNYYRPGSGFFNYKMRDMLGNRGYRITLGSVYPHDPQIPYPKRNAKHILSMVHPGAIVICHDRREWTAPMLRMILPELKEKGYKIVTISDLVKMVEPLGGR comes from the coding sequence ATGCCGcgcctcgccctcttccGCCTGCCAACCAAGCTCCGGCGCCAAGTACGCCGCAATAGAATGGCCACCCTCACGCTGCTGGGCATCCTCGCGCTCCTCCTCATCTTTCCCATCTACTCGATATACTGCATATACAAGCCGCCCAAGGCGCTGATAGGCTACCTGCGCCAAAAGTACCCAGACGTGCTCTTCGAGGTGACGACGGATGAGAAGGTGGTGGCCCTCTCGCTCGACGACGCGCCGTCAGCGCACACGGGCGAGATCATGGACGTGCTCAAGGAGCACGGCGCCCACGCGACCTTTTTCGTCATCGGTGCGCAGGCCGACGGCCGGCAGGAGACGCTGCGGTCGCTGATACGCGAGGGCCACGAGCTCGCCAACCACGGCATGCACGACGAGCCCGCCAACAAGCTGGGCATGGACGAGCTCGAGAGGCAGGTCGGCGAGGTCAAGGCGAAGCTGGTGGCCGCATACGAGGCCGAGGGGAAGATTCTGCCCAACAACTACTACCGCCCGGGCTCCGGCTTCTTCAACTACAAGATGCGCGACATGCTGGGCAACAGGGGCTACCGCATCACGCTGGGCAGCGTGTACCCTCACGATCCGCAGATTCCGTACCCCAAGAGGAACGCCAAGCACATCCTGAGCATGGTGCACCCGGGCGCCATTGTCATTTGCCACGACAGGCGGGAGTGGACGGCGCCCATGTTGAGGATGATTTTGCCGGAGCTGAAAGAGAAGGGGTACAAGATTGTTACTATAAGCGATCTTGTCAAGATGGTTGAGCCGCTGGGCGGGCGGTAG